In a genomic window of Arachnia rubra:
- a CDS encoding ABC transporter substrate-binding protein codes for MLKRPATWLAAALTAVALLFSACSVPSNQGSEGKTLRFITVYPANTTDAHQIQAAFIFNSGTVETLVGLDPQTLKLRPWLAEKWDTTDAQNWTFTIRKGVKFHNGTEVTAEKVKASLENAVSVNPGLKKALRIQSMEASDQYTLKVVTETVYPALPSNLVHYNSVIVDTSATDAKFPIGTGAFKFESFDIAGEAVLVRNDDYYDGKAKLDRVVMTANEEAPARLLALQSGDADVIYRPALDSLSTIEGDSNLQVDSHLGTRVYHLLYNYTGANASLWNNEEFRKGIDALVDRESIVKDVMGGQAKVAYDVFPGDYPMSPKSEPHPFGAEEALKHFEAAGLQVSDGKVTQNGQPLSLKLATYDARPELPQIAQVVQDQARKVGIEMEIKKASNIDEELPKGDWDLATYSLLTITRGDGSFFLNSSFGKDAAQNHGHLDDPELLAKLEKYNIEFDETARATQAKEIAQYVENKYYNSYITVPFESAASKKTVTGWTTPGNEFEFQMITKDLDIS; via the coding sequence ATGCTCAAACGACCTGCCACCTGGCTGGCCGCGGCACTCACTGCCGTCGCCCTGCTCTTCAGCGCCTGCAGTGTGCCCTCGAACCAGGGCTCGGAGGGCAAGACCCTGAGGTTCATCACGGTCTACCCTGCCAACACCACCGATGCGCATCAAATCCAGGCCGCCTTTATCTTCAACTCCGGCACGGTTGAGACCCTGGTGGGCCTCGACCCGCAGACTCTGAAGCTCCGGCCTTGGCTCGCTGAGAAGTGGGACACCACCGATGCCCAGAACTGGACCTTCACCATCCGCAAGGGGGTCAAGTTCCACAACGGCACCGAGGTGACCGCCGAGAAGGTCAAGGCCAGCCTGGAGAACGCGGTCTCGGTCAACCCCGGCCTTAAGAAGGCCCTGCGGATCCAGTCCATGGAGGCATCGGACCAGTACACGCTCAAGGTCGTCACTGAGACCGTATACCCGGCGCTGCCCTCAAACCTCGTGCACTACAACTCCGTGATCGTGGACACCTCCGCCACGGATGCCAAGTTCCCCATCGGGACGGGTGCTTTCAAGTTCGAGAGCTTCGACATCGCCGGTGAGGCGGTGCTGGTGCGCAACGACGACTACTACGACGGCAAAGCGAAGCTTGACCGCGTGGTCATGACCGCCAACGAGGAGGCCCCCGCCCGCCTGCTCGCGCTGCAGTCCGGCGACGCCGATGTCATCTACCGCCCCGCCCTCGACTCACTGAGCACCATCGAGGGCGATTCCAACCTCCAGGTTGATAGCCACCTCGGCACCCGCGTCTACCACCTGCTGTACAACTACACTGGCGCCAACGCCTCGCTGTGGAACAACGAGGAATTCCGCAAGGGCATCGACGCGCTCGTGGACCGAGAGTCCATCGTCAAGGACGTCATGGGCGGGCAGGCGAAGGTCGCCTACGACGTCTTCCCCGGTGACTACCCCATGTCCCCGAAGTCCGAGCCGCATCCCTTCGGCGCCGAGGAGGCCCTCAAGCACTTCGAGGCCGCCGGCCTGCAGGTGAGTGACGGCAAGGTGACCCAGAACGGGCAGCCGCTCTCCCTCAAGCTGGCCACCTACGACGCTCGCCCCGAGCTGCCGCAGATCGCGCAGGTCGTCCAGGACCAGGCCCGGAAGGTCGGCATCGAGATGGAGATCAAGAAGGCCAGCAACATCGACGAGGAGCTCCCGAAGGGCGACTGGGACCTCGCGACCTACTCGTTGCTGACCATCACCCGCGGCGACGGCTCCTTCTTCCTCAACAGCTCCTTCGGCAAGGACGCGGCTCAGAACCACGGTCATCTCGACGACCCGGAGCTGCTCGCCAAGCTTGAGAAGTACAACATTGAGTTCGACGAGACCGCCCGCGCGACGCAGGCCAAGGAAATCGCCCAGTACGTCGAGAACAAGTACTACAACTCCTACATCACGGTGCCCTTCGAGTCCGCTGCGAGCAAGAAGACCGTGACCGGCTGGACGACACCTGGAAACGAGTTCGAGTTCCAGATGATCACCAAGGACCTGGACATCTCCTGA
- the nikB gene encoding nickel ABC transporter permease, translated as MTWLKKLAEAAVFLLLLTLVSFMVVKLAPGDAARSLLRMDTIAVTGQDIEAQREQLGLNAPIWEQYLSYIANVARLNFGTSTMSSKPVVTELANAFPGTLLLAGWSLVVALVITAVLGIFAARNAGKWQDRLAQGFCLVTSSLPAFWLGLLLLTVFAVGLGWLPSQGSRPGGLILPVVCLAIVIAPPYVKVFRGSLVEAQEMDFVRASRSRGLHEATVFGKHVLRASLIPLVTIMGMSLGSLLGGTVIVEKIFAIPGIGKLALDALTKRDYAVIQAFILFIGIVVFLINALVDLSYRWLDPAIALKERKKA; from the coding sequence ATGACATGGTTAAAGAAGCTGGCTGAGGCCGCTGTCTTCCTCCTGTTGCTGACGCTGGTCAGCTTCATGGTGGTGAAGCTCGCGCCTGGTGATGCCGCTCGCTCGCTGCTGCGGATGGACACCATCGCAGTCACCGGGCAGGACATCGAGGCGCAGCGTGAGCAGCTCGGCCTCAACGCGCCCATCTGGGAGCAGTACCTCTCCTACATAGCGAACGTGGCGAGGCTGAACTTCGGCACTTCCACCATGAGCAGCAAACCAGTCGTCACGGAACTCGCCAATGCCTTCCCGGGGACGCTCCTGCTGGCCGGGTGGTCGCTGGTGGTGGCCCTGGTGATCACGGCTGTACTGGGCATCTTTGCCGCCCGCAATGCTGGGAAGTGGCAGGACCGCCTGGCCCAGGGATTTTGTCTGGTCACATCCTCCCTGCCCGCCTTCTGGCTGGGCTTGCTGCTGCTGACCGTGTTCGCGGTCGGTCTCGGCTGGCTCCCTTCCCAGGGGTCGAGGCCCGGTGGGCTGATCCTGCCTGTCGTGTGCCTGGCCATCGTGATCGCACCCCCCTACGTGAAGGTGTTCCGCGGCAGCCTCGTCGAGGCCCAGGAGATGGACTTCGTCCGGGCATCGCGTTCGCGGGGCCTGCACGAAGCGACGGTGTTCGGCAAGCACGTGCTGCGGGCCAGCCTCATCCCCCTGGTCACCATCATGGGGATGAGCCTCGGCAGCCTCCTGGGAGGCACCGTGATCGTGGAGAAGATCTTCGCTATCCCGGGCATCGGCAAACTCGCCCTCGATGCCCTGACCAAACGCGACTACGCCGTGATCCAGGCCTTCATCCTGTTCATCGGGATCGTGGTGTTCCTGATCAACGCCCTGGTGGACCTGTCCTACCGGTGGCTCGATCCCGCCATCGCGCTCAAAGAGAGGAAGAAGGCATGA
- the nikC gene encoding nickel transporter permease, with amino-acid sequence MSRGKRIAMILLAVFLVLLIIGPWIAPQDPNLTATADRLQGPSFAHWFGTDHLGRDVFSRILTGGLTTVGLSALALGLSILIGIPLGLLAGYLGGRTDWALMRVVDIFLALPEYIVAMVIVGLIGPGFQNLLLAILVVKWVSYTRLARSVVMQEKAKDYLMVSTICGASTFSIMRRHLLPHVVGPTLALATMDIGKVIMLVASLSYLGLGVQLPAAEWGAMLNEAQTYFSRAPHLMLAPGLAIFLVVFAANWLGDQLQSIYATSGERREEVNAAA; translated from the coding sequence ATGAGCAGGGGAAAGCGAATCGCGATGATCCTCCTCGCCGTCTTCCTGGTGTTGTTGATCATCGGGCCGTGGATCGCGCCGCAGGATCCGAACCTGACCGCGACGGCCGACCGACTCCAGGGACCAAGCTTCGCCCACTGGTTCGGCACCGACCACTTGGGCCGGGACGTGTTCTCCCGGATCCTGACGGGCGGCCTCACCACCGTCGGGCTGAGTGCGCTGGCTCTCGGCCTGTCGATCCTCATCGGGATCCCGCTGGGGCTGCTGGCTGGTTACCTGGGCGGGCGGACCGATTGGGCCCTGATGCGGGTCGTCGACATCTTCCTGGCCCTACCGGAGTACATCGTCGCCATGGTCATCGTGGGCCTGATCGGTCCGGGGTTCCAGAACCTGCTGCTCGCCATCCTCGTCGTCAAGTGGGTGAGCTACACCCGCCTGGCCAGGAGCGTCGTCATGCAGGAGAAGGCGAAGGATTACCTGATGGTCTCCACCATCTGCGGGGCCTCCACCTTCTCGATCATGCGGCGGCACCTGCTGCCGCATGTCGTGGGACCGACCCTGGCGCTAGCGACGATGGACATCGGCAAGGTGATCATGCTGGTGGCGTCGCTGTCCTACCTGGGGCTGGGCGTCCAGCTCCCGGCTGCCGAGTGGGGCGCAATGCTGAACGAGGCCCAGACCTACTTCTCCAGGGCTCCGCACCTGATGCTGGCGCCCGGCCTGGCGATCTTCCTCGTGGTGTTCGCCGCCAACTGGCTCGGTGACCAGCTGCAGAGCATCTATGCCACCTCTGGGGAGCGACGGGAGGAAGTCAATGCCGCTGCTTGA
- a CDS encoding ATP-binding cassette domain-containing protein codes for MPLLEIEELRVRTRHKELVHGIDLEIEAGEWLAVVGESGSGKSLTAFSIADLLPRGLSRDAKVLRFGDQDLLGMPKNEMRELRGDDIAYVFQDYQAAFSPYYRIGRQLDEVMRSHTAWDPKRRDERAAEVLEQLKLPAELLRRYPFQVSGGQLQRAALAAAILLQPRLIIADEPTTALDAVNASLVLEQIAAIQEQEGCAVLFITHNLRVLSRFADRMVIMQNGEIKERGATREIFESPQEQITRNLIAAIPPLRDIPARLPVFAEGATS; via the coding sequence ATGCCGCTGCTTGAGATCGAGGAACTGCGGGTGAGGACCCGCCACAAGGAACTGGTGCACGGCATCGACCTGGAGATCGAGGCCGGTGAGTGGCTGGCGGTCGTCGGCGAGAGCGGCTCGGGCAAGAGCCTGACGGCCTTCTCCATCGCCGACCTGCTGCCGCGCGGCCTCAGCCGCGACGCAAAGGTTCTGCGCTTCGGCGACCAGGACCTGCTGGGCATGCCGAAGAACGAGATGCGCGAGCTGCGCGGAGACGACATCGCCTACGTGTTCCAGGACTACCAGGCGGCGTTCTCGCCGTACTACCGGATCGGGCGGCAGCTTGACGAGGTGATGCGCAGCCACACCGCCTGGGACCCGAAGCGCCGCGACGAGCGGGCGGCGGAAGTCCTCGAACAGCTGAAACTCCCCGCGGAGCTGCTGAGACGCTACCCCTTCCAGGTCAGTGGCGGTCAGCTGCAACGCGCCGCCCTGGCGGCTGCGATCCTGCTCCAGCCGCGGCTGATCATCGCCGACGAGCCGACCACGGCTCTCGACGCGGTGAACGCGTCGCTGGTGCTGGAGCAGATCGCTGCCATCCAGGAACAGGAGGGCTGCGCGGTGCTGTTCATCACCCACAACCTGAGGGTGCTGAGCCGGTTTGCCGACCGGATGGTCATCATGCAGAACGGCGAGATCAAGGAGCGGGGCGCCACCAGGGAGATCTTCGAGTCCCCGCAGGAGCAGATCACCCGCAACTTGATCGCGGCCATCCCGCCGCTCCGGGACATCCCAGCCCGCCTGCCCGTCTTCGCGGAAGGAGCCACCTCATGA
- a CDS encoding ABC transporter ATP-binding protein, with protein MSQPVPVSPPAPEASAPTPENTSVLVVKDLHKIYPGGTHAVKGVSFTINKGECLGVVGESGSGKSTLARCLLTLEPATSGEILLNGAPVLGLAGTALKDMRRRLQVVFQNPASSFNSRLTMYESLMEPLLTRGFPQPSFLKPGTPRKVAEQLVELVHLPVAALDRKPHELSGGEKQRVAIARAISVEPTLLVFDEPTASLDVSIQARVLNLLQELKEELGLSSMFISHDLSAVQFMSERSIVLRGGEIVDRFSRDELFEEGRDTYTKDLIKLFEG; from the coding sequence ATGAGCCAGCCTGTACCGGTGAGCCCGCCTGCGCCGGAGGCGAGCGCCCCCACCCCAGAGAATACATCCGTATTGGTGGTCAAGGATCTGCACAAGATCTACCCCGGTGGCACCCATGCGGTCAAGGGCGTCTCGTTCACGATCAACAAGGGTGAGTGCCTGGGGGTCGTCGGCGAGAGCGGTTCGGGGAAGTCGACACTGGCCCGCTGCCTGCTGACCCTGGAGCCTGCGACCTCCGGGGAGATCCTGCTGAACGGGGCGCCTGTCCTGGGGCTGGCGGGCACTGCCCTGAAGGACATGCGGCGGCGCCTCCAGGTGGTGTTCCAGAACCCGGCCAGCTCGTTCAACTCACGGTTAACCATGTACGAATCCCTCATGGAGCCGCTGCTCACCCGGGGCTTCCCGCAGCCGAGCTTCCTGAAGCCGGGGACGCCCCGGAAGGTGGCGGAGCAGCTCGTCGAGCTGGTGCATCTGCCCGTCGCCGCCCTGGACCGCAAACCCCACGAGCTCAGCGGTGGTGAGAAGCAGCGGGTCGCGATCGCGCGGGCGATCAGCGTCGAGCCGACCCTCCTCGTCTTCGACGAGCCCACGGCCAGTCTCGATGTCTCCATCCAGGCCCGGGTGCTGAACCTGCTGCAGGAGCTGAAGGAGGAGCTCGGCCTGTCGTCGATGTTCATCTCCCACGACCTCAGCGCGGTGCAGTTCATGAGTGAGCGCTCGATTGTGCTGCGGGGCGGGGAGATCGTCGACCGCTTCAGCCGCGACGAGCTGTTCGAGGAGGGCCGCGACACCTACACCAAGGACCTCATCAAGCTCTTCGAGGGTTGA
- a CDS encoding metal ABC transporter permease → MTIFVLWVMILAIVTAVTCALPGIWLVLRKQSMLTDAISHAVLPGIVIAAVATGTIQSPWSIVGAAVMGTVVVLGAELLESTGLVSGDGPQGLVFPALFSIGVLLLSTRFNGIQISESAVLVGDLNLAAFLPLKAGNLLLGPQYLWVMTGVLLLNVAYLTLLHTRLKLIAFDPELAQTMGIPVKRLGHLTMLLVSVTITAAFNAAGAVLVMALMIVPAAIAQLLAHSIRGMYVITIGITFVCSVVGFWSAYILDASTSSGLALFYGIVYFAVVGGVLLQRRLHQARS, encoded by the coding sequence ATGACCATCTTCGTCCTGTGGGTGATGATCCTCGCGATCGTCACCGCCGTCACCTGTGCCCTGCCCGGGATCTGGCTGGTGCTGCGGAAACAGTCGATGCTGACCGACGCCATCAGCCACGCGGTGCTGCCGGGCATCGTCATCGCAGCTGTGGCGACGGGCACTATCCAGTCGCCCTGGTCGATCGTCGGAGCAGCCGTGATGGGGACGGTCGTGGTGCTCGGCGCGGAGCTCCTCGAATCGACGGGCCTGGTCTCCGGGGATGGTCCCCAGGGACTGGTGTTCCCCGCCCTGTTCAGCATCGGCGTGCTGCTGCTGAGCACCCGCTTCAACGGGATCCAGATCTCGGAGTCGGCGGTGCTGGTGGGCGACCTGAACCTGGCGGCCTTCCTGCCTTTGAAGGCCGGGAACCTGCTGCTCGGCCCGCAGTACCTGTGGGTGATGACCGGGGTGCTGCTGCTCAACGTCGCATACCTGACGCTGCTGCACACCAGGCTCAAGCTGATCGCCTTCGACCCGGAGCTGGCCCAGACCATGGGCATCCCGGTCAAGCGCCTGGGCCACCTGACGATGCTGCTGGTGTCGGTGACGATCACCGCCGCCTTCAACGCGGCCGGCGCGGTGCTGGTGATGGCGCTGATGATCGTCCCCGCGGCGATCGCGCAGCTGCTGGCCCACAGCATCCGCGGCATGTATGTCATCACCATCGGCATCACCTTCGTCTGCTCTGTCGTCGGCTTCTGGAGCGCCTACATCCTCGACGCGTCCACGTCCTCAGGCCTGGCGCTGTTCTACGGCATCGTGTACTTCGCCGTGGTCGGCGGGGTGCTGCTCCAACGCCGGCTCCACCAGGCGCGCTCCTGA
- a CDS encoding metal ABC transporter permease codes for MSFLDLLADHTYRMMLLGTVIIGFTTGAIGTFAYLRKRTLLADVVSHSSIGGVMLAFIIASTFGIDGRSNWVLILGSAAISLLAVQLVDWLPRVSVTKVDAAMAIVLALFFGGGMVLHRVILAGPYPSKGGLAEYLFGNASHLTVEDIVSSIVVAGATFLLAAIAFKELKLSCFDPEYAATLGFSSRLLSMLLNAVVVLSIVIGLKAVGLVLMVALAIAPPIAARQWTTRVGSMLLLSGLIGAVSAVIGSWLAVSIGRVPTGPMIVLVVTVFAFASILFAPKRSILLVALARHRHRKEVTA; via the coding sequence ATGAGCTTCCTCGATCTCCTGGCCGACCACACCTACCGGATGATGCTGCTCGGCACCGTCATCATCGGATTCACCACCGGCGCCATCGGCACCTTCGCCTACCTCAGGAAACGCACCCTCCTGGCTGACGTCGTCTCGCACTCCTCAATCGGCGGGGTGATGCTGGCCTTCATCATCGCCAGCACCTTCGGGATCGACGGCCGCAGCAACTGGGTGCTGATCCTCGGATCCGCGGCGATCTCCCTGCTGGCGGTGCAGCTCGTCGACTGGCTGCCCCGGGTGTCCGTGACCAAGGTGGACGCGGCGATGGCGATCGTGCTGGCGCTGTTCTTCGGCGGCGGCATGGTGCTGCACCGCGTCATCCTCGCCGGGCCCTACCCGAGCAAGGGCGGTCTCGCGGAGTACCTGTTCGGCAACGCCTCCCACCTGACCGTCGAGGACATCGTCTCCAGCATCGTCGTCGCGGGCGCCACCTTCCTGCTGGCCGCCATCGCCTTCAAGGAGCTGAAGCTCAGCTGCTTCGACCCGGAATACGCGGCAACGCTCGGCTTCTCGTCGCGGCTCCTGTCAATGCTGCTGAACGCGGTGGTGGTGCTGTCGATCGTGATCGGGCTCAAGGCCGTCGGCCTCGTGCTCATGGTGGCGCTGGCCATCGCCCCACCGATCGCAGCCAGGCAGTGGACCACCCGGGTGGGAAGCATGCTGCTGCTCTCAGGACTGATCGGAGCCGTGAGCGCCGTGATCGGATCCTGGCTGGCCGTCTCCATCGGCCGCGTCCCGACCGGTCCCATGATCGTACTGGTGGTGACGGTCTTCGCGTTCGCCTCAATCCTGTTCGCCCCCAAGCGCAGCATCCTGCTGGTCGCCCTGGCACGCCACCGTCACCGCAAGGAGGTGACGGCATGA
- a CDS encoding metal ABC transporter ATP-binding protein: MTAALSVSGLSFAYRDSLVLREVAFDLPQGVILGIVGPNGAGKSTLLKVVVGLLRPSKGSISFFGEPLSKVRRRVGYMRQASSVDWDFPTTVSDVVLMGTYGQLGWFRRPGHKERDVAAAALERVGITHLAERPISQLSGGERQRTFLARLLAQQSDLLLLDEPFAGVDAASQEAITSVLHGLRDEGRTIVIVHHDLSTVPTLCDWTCLLNRTVMSFGPTAEVFNDETVKQAYGLATT, encoded by the coding sequence ATGACAGCAGCCCTGAGTGTCTCCGGGCTGAGTTTCGCCTACCGGGACTCCCTGGTCCTGCGGGAGGTCGCCTTCGACCTCCCGCAGGGGGTGATACTCGGCATCGTCGGCCCCAATGGGGCCGGAAAGTCGACGCTGCTCAAGGTCGTGGTCGGCCTGCTGCGGCCCAGCAAGGGAAGCATCAGTTTCTTCGGCGAGCCGCTGTCGAAGGTGCGCCGCCGCGTCGGCTACATGCGCCAGGCCAGCAGCGTCGACTGGGACTTCCCGACCACGGTCAGCGACGTCGTGCTGATGGGCACCTACGGCCAGCTAGGCTGGTTCCGCCGGCCAGGCCACAAGGAACGCGACGTGGCGGCAGCCGCGCTGGAGCGGGTCGGGATCACCCACCTGGCGGAACGCCCGATCAGCCAGCTCTCCGGCGGTGAGCGCCAGCGCACCTTCCTCGCACGGCTGCTGGCCCAGCAGTCCGACCTACTGCTGCTCGACGAGCCCTTCGCCGGGGTCGACGCCGCGAGCCAAGAAGCCATTACGAGCGTATTGCACGGGTTGCGGGACGAGGGCCGCACCATCGTGATCGTCCACCACGACCTCAGCACCGTCCCGACGCTGTGCGACTGGACCTGCCTGCTGAACCGCACCGTCATGAGCTTCGGGCCGACCGCAGAGGTGTTCAATGACGAGACGGTGAAGCAGGCCTACGGGTTGGCGACAACATGA
- a CDS encoding metal ABC transporter solute-binding protein, Zn/Mn family, giving the protein MKPATFTRRTFIAAISATSAAALVAGCANNSAESSGSGSGAGDGGKKLAIFATTGYLADAAKMLEPTAEITTMVKPGGDPHTYEPTTQDIEKMQSADAVFSSGVHLEAKMLTQLESLGSKHIAVGNKIDQSELLPWPEKDEQGNDLHDPHIWNSTKIWQQVVTLMAEHLKTINPGKSADYDKNAEAYKKQIQETDTWAKEQTEKIPADRRVLVTGHDAFNYFGRAYNIEIHATDFVSSDADLSADEISELADLIATHKLPVIFQDNLKNPQAIQSLKEAVAAKGWTVEVSDKELYADSLGSESGVDTYLGVMKHNVETIVGALSS; this is encoded by the coding sequence ATGAAACCCGCCACGTTCACGCGACGCACCTTCATCGCCGCGATCTCTGCCACTTCTGCCGCTGCCCTCGTTGCCGGTTGTGCCAACAACTCCGCCGAGTCCTCGGGCTCCGGCTCAGGTGCCGGCGATGGCGGAAAGAAGCTTGCGATCTTCGCGACCACCGGATACCTGGCCGACGCAGCCAAAATGCTTGAGCCCACCGCCGAGATCACGACGATGGTCAAGCCCGGTGGCGACCCCCACACCTACGAGCCCACCACCCAGGACATCGAGAAGATGCAGTCTGCCGACGCGGTCTTCTCCTCCGGCGTGCACCTGGAGGCCAAGATGCTCACCCAGCTTGAGTCGCTGGGCTCCAAGCACATCGCCGTCGGAAACAAGATCGACCAGAGCGAGCTGCTGCCCTGGCCTGAGAAGGACGAGCAGGGCAACGATCTCCACGACCCGCACATCTGGAACAGCACCAAGATCTGGCAGCAGGTCGTCACGCTCATGGCCGAGCATCTCAAGACCATCAACCCGGGCAAGTCCGCCGACTACGACAAGAACGCCGAGGCCTACAAGAAGCAGATCCAGGAGACCGACACCTGGGCCAAGGAGCAGACCGAGAAGATCCCGGCCGACCGCCGGGTGCTGGTGACGGGGCACGACGCCTTCAACTACTTCGGCCGGGCCTACAACATCGAGATCCACGCCACCGACTTCGTCAGCTCGGATGCAGACCTGTCCGCGGACGAGATCTCCGAGCTCGCCGACCTGATCGCGACGCACAAGCTGCCCGTCATCTTCCAGGACAATCTCAAGAACCCCCAGGCCATCCAGTCCCTCAAGGAGGCCGTCGCAGCCAAGGGCTGGACCGTCGAGGTCTCCGACAAGGAGCTTTACGCGGACTCCCTCGGCAGCGAGTCGGGTGTGGACACCTACCTGGGTGTGATGAAGCACAACGTCGAGACCATCGTCGGAGCACTCAGCTCATGA